The segment ACGCGCGCCCGAGCTTATGCGAGGATAGCCAAGGTCACGGATGTGACCGCCGGCGCTTGAGGGCCAATCAACAATGTCCACCTTCCAGATCGACACCGCCACCAGCCGCGCCAATCCGACGCCGGCGCCGATGAAGCGGCTCACCGTCCCCGCGATCCGCGCCGCCAAGGGCAAGACGCCGGTGGTGGTGCTGACCGCCTACACGATCCGGATGGCGCAGATCCTCGATCCGCATTGCGACATGCTGCTGGTCGGCGACAGCCTGGGCCAGGTGCTCTACGGCCTGCCGTCGAGCGTGCCGGTCAGCCTCGACATGATGATCGCGCACGGCGCGGCGGTGGTGCGCGGCAGCTATCACAGCCTGGTCGTCGTCGACATGCCGTTCGGCTCCTATGAGGAAAGCCCCGAACAGGCGTTCCGCTCGGCCGCGCGGGTGCTCAAGGAGACCGGCGCCGCGGCGGTCAAGCTCGAGGGCGGGGCGGCGATGGCGGAGACGATCGCCTTCCTGACGGCGCGGGGCATACCGGTGGTCGGCCATGTCGGCCTCACCCCGCAGGCGGTGAACGTGCTCGGCGGCTATGGCGCGCGCGGGCGCGGGCAGGAGGAATATGCCCGGCTGATCGACGACGCCAAGGCGGTCTCCCAGGCCGGGGCCTTCTCGCT is part of the Rhizorhabdus wittichii RW1 genome and harbors:
- a CDS encoding 3-methyl-2-oxobutanoate hydroxymethyltransferase (TIGRFAM: 3-methyl-2-oxobutanoate hydroxymethyltransferase~PFAM: Ketopantoate hydroxymethyltransferase), which codes for MSTFQIDTATSRANPTPAPMKRLTVPAIRAAKGKTPVVVLTAYTIRMAQILDPHCDMLLVGDSLGQVLYGLPSSVPVSLDMMIAHGAAVVRGSYHSLVVVDMPFGSYEESPEQAFRSAARVLKETGAAAVKLEGGAAMAETIAFLTARGIPVVGHVGLTPQAVNVLGGYGARGRGQEEYARLIDDAKAVSQAGAFSLVVEGVVEPLAIEMTRAIDVPTIGIGGSVECDGQVLVIDDMLGMFDRVPRFVKKYEQLSEKIDAAVATYAADVRERRFPTVDQTYQPKK